In Halanaeroarchaeum sp. HSR-CO, one DNA window encodes the following:
- a CDS encoding ABC transporter ATP-binding protein: MTVNHAGTPRHGDLQQDRRTETSPAPRGDPVLELSGVSKQFGEERAVRDLSLSVYDGELVTLVGPSGCGKTTTLRLIAGLERPDDGTVTIDGSVVASGEGAGFVPPEERDVGVVFQEFALFPHLSAAENVAFGIDDLPEDCRRERVREMLELVGLADQADSTVDALSGGQRQRIALARSLVPEPEILLLDEPFSNLDVALRVEMREEVRRILDETGVTAISVTHDQEEALSISDRIGVMTDGTLAQVGPPERVFQHPESRFAAEFLGQASFLPAAVQEQAVETVIGQIDRGQVTGLSSAYEGTEVDVLVRPDDVGARRAEDEGNGEVVYRRYLGPSVLYRVELDAGPTVETIHNHASSLALGERVDVSVTADHELAWFPADGDAAPVSSVGTSSSQG; this comes from the coding sequence ATGACCGTCAATCACGCTGGGACGCCGAGACACGGTGACTTACAGCAGGACCGACGAACCGAGACGAGCCCGGCCCCCCGGGGTGACCCGGTCCTCGAACTCAGTGGTGTCTCCAAGCAGTTCGGCGAGGAGCGGGCGGTCCGTGACCTCTCGCTCTCGGTCTACGACGGCGAACTCGTCACGCTCGTCGGCCCCTCCGGGTGTGGCAAGACCACGACGCTGCGGCTCATCGCTGGGCTCGAACGGCCAGACGACGGAACCGTGACCATCGACGGATCGGTGGTCGCGTCGGGCGAGGGCGCCGGGTTCGTCCCGCCAGAGGAACGTGACGTTGGCGTGGTCTTTCAGGAGTTCGCGCTGTTCCCGCATCTCAGCGCCGCCGAGAACGTCGCGTTCGGCATCGATGACCTCCCCGAGGACTGTCGCCGGGAGCGTGTTCGGGAGATGCTCGAACTGGTGGGCCTGGCCGACCAGGCCGATTCCACGGTGGACGCCCTCTCGGGCGGACAACGACAGCGCATCGCGCTGGCTCGTTCGCTCGTGCCGGAACCGGAGATACTCCTGCTCGACGAACCGTTTTCGAACCTCGACGTCGCCCTCCGCGTCGAGATGCGCGAGGAGGTCAGACGGATCCTCGACGAGACCGGCGTCACCGCCATCTCGGTCACCCACGACCAGGAGGAGGCGCTGTCCATCAGCGACCGTATCGGCGTCATGACCGACGGGACGCTGGCCCAGGTCGGCCCGCCGGAGCGTGTCTTCCAGCATCCGGAATCGCGCTTCGCCGCCGAGTTCCTCGGACAGGCGAGTTTCCTCCCGGCGGCGGTCCAAGAGCAGGCGGTCGAGACGGTCATCGGGCAGATCGACCGGGGACAGGTGACCGGTCTCTCGTCGGCCTACGAGGGCACCGAGGTCGACGTCCTCGTCCGCCCCGACGACGTGGGTGCCCGTCGGGCCGAGGACGAGGGGAACGGTGAGGTGGTCTATCGGCGGTATCTCGGCCCGTCGGTCCTCTACCGGGTGGAACTCGACGCCGGCCCGACGGTGGAGACCATCCACAATCACGCGTCGTCGCTCGCCCTCGGCGAACGTGTCGACGTGTCGGTGACCGCCGACCACGAACTCGCCTGGTTCCCCGCGGATGGGGACGCCGCTCCCGTCTCTTCGGTCGGCACGTCGTCATCGCAGGGCTGA
- a CDS encoding DJ-1/PfpI family protein, translating into MNESRSIGILAYDGVDARSLVGVHDTLTTAARNGCAIESTVFSLVPSDGVTADAGIVLVPDDVLIGTPDVVVVPGGRSAADGDPTPTYPTELPERLGQLADAGATVVGIGTGALALGAGGLLTERVATTAEPFREELARHAASVVEEPVVPADDVVTAAGPEAALAVARLLLEETCDGEPAERLADGSTVD; encoded by the coding sequence ATGAACGAATCGCGTTCAATCGGCATTCTCGCCTACGACGGTGTCGACGCCCGCTCGCTCGTGGGCGTTCACGACACCCTGACGACGGCGGCGAGGAACGGCTGTGCGATCGAATCGACGGTGTTCAGTCTCGTCCCGAGTGACGGGGTCACCGCAGACGCCGGGATCGTTCTCGTCCCCGACGACGTTCTGATCGGCACGCCCGACGTCGTCGTGGTCCCGGGAGGACGGTCCGCGGCGGACGGCGACCCGACGCCCACCTATCCGACCGAGCTCCCCGAGCGTCTCGGGCAACTGGCCGACGCCGGCGCCACTGTCGTCGGCATCGGAACCGGCGCGCTTGCCCTCGGCGCGGGCGGTCTCCTGACCGAACGGGTGGCGACGACCGCGGAACCGTTCCGCGAGGAACTCGCGAGGCACGCCGCGTCGGTCGTCGAGGAGCCCGTCGTCCCCGCCGACGACGTCGTCACCGCCGCGGGTCCCGAGGCCGCACTGGCGGTGGCACGTCTGCTCCTCGAGGAAACCTGCGACGGCGAACCGGCCGAGCGGCTCGCAGATGGCTCGACGGTCGACTGA
- a CDS encoding sulfurtransferase TusA family protein, giving the protein MSESEFEADETVDARGSACPGPLMDLIGKIKNVDEGTVVELLTGDEGSKNDVPEWVEEAGHELLGTVDEGDYYAIYVKKT; this is encoded by the coding sequence ATGAGTGAAAGCGAATTCGAAGCCGACGAGACCGTCGACGCACGTGGATCCGCCTGCCCAGGTCCCCTGATGGACCTCATCGGCAAGATCAAGAACGTGGACGAGGGAACGGTCGTCGAGTTGCTCACGGGCGACGAGGGCTCGAAAAACGACGTCCCCGAGTGGGTCGAGGAGGCCGGTCACGAACTCCTCGGTACCGTCGACGAGGGCGACTACTACGCCATCTACGTCAAGAAGACGTAA
- a CDS encoding MATE family efflux transporter, with protein sequence MLELAWPMVVIQLLQVAYNLADTFWLGRLSANAVGALSLAFPLIFLLISVGGGFTTAGSILVAQYTGAESERSAGLVAGQTLSFVTFLAIVLGVVGYLSTDAMLGLLPAGPETAANVVPLAADYMKIFFVGQPFLFGFFVFSSLMRGYGNTRTPMRVMVISVAINVVLDPFLIFGWSVFPAMGIEGAAVATIFSRGVATVIGVYILFRSGVGPDVSIPDLSPDFDLITKIVRIGVPSATEQSMSAMAMITLTAMVVSFSPPVVAAYGLGNRLISLVFLPAMGLGRATNTMVGQNLGAKQFDRAAKAVQLAASAAAFVLFVIAIVAALFPEPIIAVFMRGDTADAIETIALGAEYLRIRTTEFVFIGILQVLLGAFRGSGKTSTAMVLSVVALWIGRVPTVYVLAFVMDLGPTGIWIGMALGNILGAIVAVGWFMRGTWRQTVIEEDGPEGVVDVLDSSTED encoded by the coding sequence ATGCTGGAACTCGCGTGGCCGATGGTCGTCATCCAGTTGCTGCAGGTCGCGTACAACCTGGCCGACACCTTCTGGCTGGGTCGCCTGTCGGCGAACGCCGTCGGCGCGCTGAGCCTCGCGTTTCCACTCATCTTCTTGCTCATCTCCGTCGGGGGCGGATTCACGACCGCGGGGAGCATCCTCGTCGCCCAGTACACCGGTGCGGAGAGTGAGCGATCCGCCGGACTGGTCGCCGGGCAGACCCTCTCGTTCGTGACGTTCCTCGCCATCGTCCTCGGAGTGGTGGGCTACCTCTCGACCGACGCGATGCTCGGGCTACTCCCGGCCGGCCCGGAGACGGCGGCGAACGTCGTCCCGCTCGCGGCCGATTACATGAAGATCTTCTTCGTCGGCCAGCCGTTCCTCTTCGGCTTTTTCGTGTTCTCCTCGCTCATGCGTGGGTACGGGAACACCCGCACCCCGATGCGCGTTATGGTGATCAGCGTGGCCATCAACGTGGTCCTCGACCCGTTCTTGATCTTCGGCTGGTCGGTCTTCCCCGCGATGGGCATCGAAGGGGCCGCCGTCGCGACCATCTTCTCGCGGGGGGTCGCGACCGTCATCGGCGTGTACATCCTGTTCCGCTCGGGCGTCGGTCCCGACGTCTCGATACCGGACCTCTCGCCCGACTTCGATCTGATCACCAAGATTGTCCGAATCGGCGTCCCGAGCGCCACCGAGCAGTCCATGAGCGCCATGGCGATGATCACGCTCACCGCCATGGTCGTCTCCTTCTCCCCGCCAGTCGTCGCCGCCTACGGCCTGGGCAATCGACTCATCTCGCTCGTCTTCCTCCCCGCGATGGGACTCGGCCGGGCGACGAACACGATGGTCGGCCAGAACCTGGGCGCGAAGCAGTTCGACCGGGCCGCCAAGGCGGTACAACTGGCCGCGAGCGCTGCCGCTTTCGTCCTCTTCGTCATCGCCATCGTGGCCGCGCTGTTCCCCGAACCGATCATCGCGGTCTTCATGCGCGGGGACACCGCCGACGCCATCGAGACCATCGCGCTCGGCGCGGAGTACCTGCGCATCCGGACCACGGAGTTCGTGTTCATCGGCATCCTGCAGGTCTTGCTCGGCGCATTCCGGGGGTCGGGGAAGACCTCGACCGCGATGGTGCTCTCGGTCGTCGCCCTCTGGATCGGTCGCGTCCCGACGGTCTACGTCCTGGCGTTCGTGATGGATCTCGGACCGACCGGCATCTGGATCGGGATGGCCCTCGGGAACATCCTCGGGGCCATCGTCGCCGTCGGCTGGTTCATGCGTGGCACGTGGCGACAGACGGTCATCGAAGAGGACGGTCCTGAGGGGGTCGTCGACGTACTGGACTCCTCGACCGAAGATTAA
- a CDS encoding MaoC/PaaZ C-terminal domain-containing protein codes for MSWDVSYYHTIDVGDTLVTAGRTVTEADVGSFAGVSGDDNRLHTDATSMADSTFGERIALGPLVFSMTTGLPWGRRPSEERDAIVAFYGVDSLRFTGHTFVGNTIHVESTVAAKTPADREDAAGIVRYETEVVDQDDETVLYCDPIVLFECACRDGPKRVPSPFPHPKRPPSLQN; via the coding sequence ATGTCGTGGGACGTGAGCTACTACCACACGATCGACGTCGGTGACACTCTCGTGACGGCGGGGCGGACGGTGACCGAGGCGGACGTCGGCTCCTTCGCGGGCGTGAGTGGCGACGACAATCGCCTCCACACGGACGCCACGTCCATGGCCGATTCGACCTTCGGCGAGCGCATCGCCCTCGGGCCGCTCGTCTTCTCGATGACGACGGGGTTGCCGTGGGGGCGCCGTCCCAGCGAGGAACGCGACGCGATCGTCGCGTTCTACGGTGTCGACTCGCTCCGATTCACCGGCCATACGTTCGTCGGCAACACCATCCACGTCGAGTCGACGGTCGCTGCGAAGACGCCCGCCGACCGCGAAGACGCCGCCGGGATCGTTCGATACGAGACCGAGGTCGTCGACCAGGACGACGAGACCGTCCTGTACTGCGATCCGATCGTGCTGTTCGAGTGTGCGTGTCGCGATGGGCCGAAGCGGGTACCGTCGCCGTTCCCACATCCGAAACGTCCCCCTTCATTACAGAACTAA
- a CDS encoding SDR family NAD(P)-dependent oxidoreductase — MTTDQFSVAGRTAIVTGASSGIGRTIAEQFAADGANVVVCSREQENVDPVAEDIAESDRPGEAVAVECDVMDRTAVEALVETTVDAFGGLDILVNNAGASFMAPFEDISENGWKTIVDINLHGTFHASQVAGEYMRDAGGGAIINVASVAGQQGAPYMSHYAAAKAGVINLTTTLANEWADADVRVNCIAPGFVATPGVESQMGVSASAIDRSSVDRQIGTSEEIADIAQFLASDASSYVVGETITAEGVPSVMEELPS; from the coding sequence ATGACGACCGACCAATTCTCAGTCGCAGGCCGCACCGCCATCGTTACCGGTGCGTCGAGTGGCATCGGACGGACCATCGCCGAGCAGTTCGCCGCGGACGGGGCGAACGTCGTGGTCTGCTCCCGCGAACAGGAGAACGTCGACCCCGTGGCCGAGGACATCGCCGAGAGCGATCGACCGGGGGAGGCCGTCGCGGTCGAGTGCGACGTCATGGACCGTACCGCCGTGGAAGCCCTCGTCGAGACGACCGTCGACGCGTTCGGCGGCCTCGATATCCTGGTGAACAACGCGGGTGCGAGTTTCATGGCACCGTTCGAGGACATCAGCGAGAACGGCTGGAAGACCATCGTGGACATCAACCTCCACGGGACCTTCCACGCCAGCCAGGTCGCCGGCGAGTACATGCGGGACGCCGGCGGTGGCGCAATCATCAACGTGGCGAGCGTGGCCGGCCAGCAAGGAGCGCCCTACATGAGCCACTACGCCGCCGCCAAGGCGGGGGTCATCAATCTCACGACCACCCTCGCCAACGAGTGGGCCGACGCAGACGTCCGGGTCAACTGCATCGCCCCCGGCTTCGTCGCCACGCCAGGCGTCGAATCACAGATGGGGGTCTCCGCCTCGGCTATCGACAGATCGTCCGTCGATCGACAGATCGGAACGAGCGAGGAGATCGCGGACATCGCGCAGTTCCTCGCGAGCGACGCCAGCTCCTACGTCGTGGGAGAGACGATCACCGCCGAGGGCGTTCCGTCGGTCATGGAAGAACTTCCATCCTGA
- a CDS encoding PaaI family thioesterase yields the protein MCVPHDETLTNPARNGCNSAHGDVASTLVDTASAFAVRTASEKSDAVGLATIQNSVASLGSGVGDLIGIATVIRAGGHVGVTRVPVESETPTGEGHPVATGMTNARLFRDG from the coding sequence GTGTGCGTTCCGCATGACGAAACGCTTACGAACCCCGCCCGGAACGGCTGCAACTCGGCCCACGGCGACGTGGCGTCCACCCTCGTCGACACCGCGAGCGCGTTCGCCGTCCGGACGGCGTCCGAGAAATCGGACGCGGTCGGCCTCGCCACCATCCAGAACTCGGTCGCCTCTCTCGGATCCGGTGTCGGCGACCTCATCGGCATCGCCACGGTGATCCGGGCTGGCGGACACGTTGGCGTTACCCGTGTCCCTGTCGAGAGCGAGACGCCGACCGGCGAGGGCCACCCCGTCGCCACCGGGATGACCAACGCCCGGCTGTTCCGCGACGGCTGA
- a CDS encoding zinc-dependent alcohol dehydrogenase family protein, which translates to MRAVVFQGVGEPMTVEAVDRPDPGPDGVVVQTEACGVCRSDWHTWRGDWEWLGVQTQKGQILGHEPAGRVVEVGEDVTQFETGDLVTNPFNLSDGTCRHCRAGRSNICESAVPMGLVPFQQGAFAEYYPVPNADHNLVALPEGVDPVAVAGLGCRFATAFHGIVHRVDLTAGDWVAVHGCGGVGLSAIHVADALGGNVVAVDLNEENLEKARDLGADRTVQVPEVDDVAAAVRSETPDGRGVDIAVDALGIAETTRNSLASLDKGGQHLQIGLTTAEEGGTVSIPVDQMVADEVDFYGSYGMPTHEYEEIFQMMAEDKIDPGAVVTDRIALDDVPETIEKLDEFSTVGIPVVTDF; encoded by the coding sequence ATGCGAGCGGTTGTCTTTCAGGGCGTCGGGGAACCGATGACCGTCGAGGCGGTCGACCGGCCCGACCCAGGGCCCGACGGCGTGGTCGTGCAGACCGAAGCCTGTGGCGTCTGTCGGAGCGACTGGCACACGTGGCGTGGGGACTGGGAGTGGTTGGGCGTCCAGACCCAGAAGGGACAGATCCTCGGCCACGAGCCGGCCGGGCGAGTGGTCGAGGTCGGCGAGGACGTGACGCAGTTCGAGACAGGAGACCTGGTGACCAACCCGTTCAACCTCTCCGATGGGACGTGTCGACACTGTCGGGCGGGCCGGTCGAACATCTGCGAGTCCGCCGTCCCGATGGGGTTGGTCCCCTTCCAGCAGGGCGCGTTCGCCGAGTACTACCCCGTCCCGAACGCCGACCACAACCTGGTCGCGCTCCCGGAGGGCGTCGACCCCGTCGCCGTCGCTGGACTCGGGTGTCGATTCGCCACCGCCTTCCACGGCATCGTCCACCGCGTCGACCTCACCGCCGGCGACTGGGTGGCCGTGCACGGCTGTGGCGGCGTGGGCCTCTCCGCGATCCACGTCGCCGACGCCCTCGGGGGGAACGTCGTCGCCGTTGACCTGAACGAGGAGAACCTCGAGAAGGCCCGCGACCTCGGCGCGGACCGCACGGTACAGGTCCCGGAAGTCGACGACGTGGCCGCAGCGGTCCGATCCGAGACGCCCGACGGACGCGGGGTCGACATCGCCGTCGACGCCCTGGGCATCGCGGAGACGACTCGCAACTCCCTCGCCTCGCTCGACAAGGGTGGCCAGCACCTCCAGATCGGGCTGACCACGGCCGAGGAGGGTGGGACGGTCTCGATACCAGTCGATCAGATGGTCGCCGACGAGGTGGACTTCTACGGCTCCTACGGGATGCCCACCCACGAGTACGAGGAGATCTTTCAGATGATGGCCGAGGACAAGATCGATCCCGGCGCGGTCGTCACCGACCGTATCGCCCTGGACGACGTCCCCGAGACCATCGAGAAACTCGACGAGTTCTCCACGGTCGGCATCCCGGTCGTCACCGACTTCTAG